Genomic segment of Streptomyces sp. NBC_00654:
TCCTCGCGTTCGAGACCGTGAAGACCGGTGTGCAGAAGGACGGCACGCCCAGCAAGCTGCACATCATCACGGACGCCATCACCGGCAAGAAGCTGCACTCCTTCGAGGCCATCGAGACCGGCACCGGAAACAGCCAGTACAGCGGTGAGGTCGAACTGACCACCACCCAGGGCGACTCCGGTTTCGAGCTCACCGACGGCGAGCGCGGCGGCCACAAGACGTACGACCTCAACCAGGGCGAGAGCGGCACCGGCGACCTCGTCACCGACGACGACGACACCTGGGGCGACGGCACCGGCAACGACCGCCAGACCGCCGCGGTCGACGCCCACTACGGCGCCGCGAAGACCTGGGACTTCTACAAGACCGCGCTCGGCCGCGACGGCATCGCGGGCGACGGCAAGGCCGCCTACTCCCGGGTCCACTACGGCGACGCGTACGTCAACGCGTTCTGGGACGACAGCTGCTTCTGCATGACGTACGGCGACGGGGCCGACAACAAGAGCGCCCTCACCGCCATCGATGTCGCCGGTCACGAGATGAGCCACGGTCTGACCGCGGCCACCGCCAACCTGGACTACTTCGGCGAGTCCGGCGGCCTCAACGAAGCGACCAGCGACATCCTCGGCACCTCGGTGGAGTTCTTCGCGGACAACACCACGGACGCCGGGGACTACCTCATCGGCGAGAAGATCGACATCAACGGCGACGGCACCCCGCTGCGCTACATGGACAAGCCCAGCAAGGACGGCGGCTCGGCCGACTACTGGGACGCCGGCGTCGGTGACCTGGACGTGCACTACTCGTCCGGTGTCGCGAACCACTTCTTCTACCTGCTGTCCGAGGGCAGCGGCGCCAAGACGATCAACGGCGTCGACTACGACTCCCCGACCGCCGACGGCTCGACGGTCACCGGTATCGGGCGCGAGAAGGCCTACCAGATCTGGTACAAGGCCCTTTCCGTCTACATGACGTCCTCCACCGACTACGCGGGCGCGCGCGTCGCGACCGAGAAGGCGGCGACCGACCTGTTCGGCGCGGACAGCGCCGAGCTCAAGGCCGTGGGCGACGCGTGGACCGGCGTCAACGTCAAGTGAAGTGAAGCGGGACGGTCAGCGGCTGTTCCACGGCTGCTGAGTGAGTGACATGCGGTGGGAGCCGGTCAGCCCTCGGGCGGCCGGCTCTCGCCGTACAGCCAGGTGTCCCACAGCTCCGTCAGGTCCTGGCCGCTCTCCTCCTCCACGTACGCGGTGAAGTCCTCGGTGGAGGCGTTGCCGTGCCGGTGGGCCTTCGCCCACCCGGCGATCAGGTCGAAGAACGCCTCGTCGTCGTCCAGGGCCAGCCGGATCTCATGGATGACCATCGCCCCGCGCCCGTACACCGGCGGCTCGGAGAGATCGGCGGCGGACGGCGGTTCGGCGGGCGGGAAGGCCCAGTTGTCGTCGTCCTCGAAGGCCTCGTCGAAGCTGTCCTGAGCCGGGATGTCCTCGTAGTCCTCCAGCCAGATCCACTCCGCGTACGTCGCGAAGCCCTCGTTCAGCCACATGTCCTGCCAGGTCCGGGGCGTGACGGAGTTCCCGAACCACTGGTGGGCCAGCTCATGGACGAGGAGCCCGGTGTCGGGCGGACCCGGGAAGTACGGCCGGTTCTGGGTCTCCAGGGCGTACCCGGCGTCGTCCCGGCGGTCGATGACCACGCCGGTGGAGCCGAAGGGGTACGGGCCGAAGTTCTCCGCCCCCCACTCCATGACCTCGGCGAGCCGGCCCAGGGCCGGGGCGCTCGCCTCCGCCACCTCCGGGTCCACGGCCGTGAACACCGCGACGCCGTCCGCGGTGACGGACTCCTTCGTGTCGAACTTCCCGATGGCGACGGTGGCCAGATAGCTCGCCATGGGCTCGGGTGTGTGCCAGCTGAACGTGGTGCGGTCCCCGGCCGTGCGACGTGAGGTCAGTTCCCCGTTGGAGACGGCCGTCAGCCCCTTCGGCACGGTGACCTCGATGTCGTACGAGGCCTTGTCGCTCGGGTGGTGGTTTCCGGGGAACCAGGCCGGGGAACCGGCCGGTTCGCCCAGCGCGACCGAACCGTCCGCCGTCCGCAGCCAGCCCTCCTCTGACCCGTCCGCGTCGGTGATGGTCAGCGGGGAGCCCGAGTAGCGCACGACCGTACGGAACGTGCGGCCCTTGCGCAGCCGGTCCTCGACAGCGGCGGCCGGACGCAGCGTCAGCTCCTTGCCCGCGCGGTTGACGGCGGCCGGGTGCCCCTCGACGGTGACGCTCTCCACATCGAGCCCGGCGAGGTCGAGGTGGAAGGCGCTGAGGTCCTGGGTGGCGCGGGCGGTGATCTCGGCCGTCCCCCGAAGCCGGTGGGCGACGGGGTCGGCGTCGAGCGTCAGGCCGTAGTGGGTGACGTCGTAGCCGCCGTTGCCGAGTCTGGGGAAGTACGGGTCGCGCAGCCCGGCGGCGCCGGGGGTGCCGGTCACCCCGCCGCCGCCTCCCGTGCACGCCGAGCCGAGGAGGGCGAGCGCGAGCGTCAGCGCGACGACGGGCATGGTGCGTCGTACGGGGGTTCGCCGCCCTGCCGCGGGCTGCCCTGCCGAGAGCCGCCCTGCCGCGGGATGCCGGGCTGCGGGCTGCCGGGCCGGGGGTCGCCGTGCCGGTGTTCGCTGATCCACACCGATGATCCTATGTGCGGAATGTCGGAGTCGGCGGGCGGTCAGAGAACGGCGATGCCCAGGGGACGTTCACCTGCGTCGATCCGGACCGGTGCGGCGTACCCGTCCCCGTCGTCGTGGAGGTCGACGACGGTGATGCCGTTCCAGTAGCCGTCGCGGGTGAAGCCTCCCGTGACGTACGCCGTACGGCCGTCCCGCGACACCGCCACGTCCTCGTGCGGTCCCTCCAGCGGAACGACGCGCTCCTCGCCGTCCGGGGTGCGGACGGTGAGGGAGGGGGCCTCGTCATCGGCGGCGATCGGGCCGGTGCCGACGACGAGGAGAGTGCCGTCGGGGGCGAGCGCCGCTCCGTGCTGGTGCGTGTCGGCGGTCATCCGCTCGATCCGCACCTTGCCGGTGCGCGGGTCCAGGACCGCGAGCCGCTCGCCCTCGAAGGGCAGGAGCAGCTTTCCGTCCGCCGGGCGTACGACGGCGTAGTGCGGCTTCAGCCAGGAGCCGAGACCGCCCTCGGTGCCGTACGGGGCGACCTCCATCCGCCGCGGCTCCAGCGTCCCCGTGTCCACCGCCGTCACATCGAAGGAGTCGTGGCCGGTGGCGTACACCTCACGGCCGTCGGGCGAGACGTCCACGTCGAAGGGGCGGCGGCCGACGGGCACGGTGGCGGTCACCTCGCGGGTCGCGGTGTCGATGATCTCCAGCGTCCCGTCGCCGCCGGGGACGTTGACGCCGACGTAGATGTGCCTGCCGTCGGGGGCGAGGGCGATGCCCATGCCGCCGCCCCGGTATTCGCCGGTCGTGGCCGGGCCGCTCTCCGTCTCGTACGGGACGAGGGCCGACCGGGTCCGGGTCGCGGTGTCGATGACGGCGACCCCTTCCGCGGTCGCCACCCAGGCCCGCCCGTCCTCACCGACGACGAGCCCGTACGGGGCGGTGCCGGCCTTCACCTCGGCGATCGGGCCACGGCCCCCGCCGGGCTCCGGGTCGACGAACGTCACGGTGTCGCTGCCGAAGTCGGCGACGAGGAGGGTGCCGCGCGGGGTCCTGCCGGGTCCGTCCGGGGCGGGCGAGGCGGGCGAGGCAGGCGAGGCGGAGTCCTTCGCCGCACCGGACGAGCCGGCCGCCGAGCCGGGTGCCGTGTCGCTCGCCCTGTCGCTCGCCGAGTCGTCGGCCGTACCCGTCGCGTCCGTCGCGCATCCGGCGAGCACGGCGGCGGCCGCGAGCGCCGGTACCGTCCGGCGGACGCCCTTCCGCGCGCTCCTCCGGGCGGTCTTCCGCGCGCCCTCCCCGGCGGTCCGCGCGCTCTCCCCGGTCACCGGTCGTCCCGGAGCAGTGCCACGATCTCCACGAAGCCGCGCCGCTCGGCGTGCTCCAGGGCGGTGACGCCGTCACCGTCCGGCAGACCGGGTGTCGCCCCGGCCGCCAGCAGCAGCTCCACGATCTCCTGGTGCGCCCGGCCGCCGTCACCGAGGATCACGGCTTCCAGCAGGGCGGTCCAGCCGAGCCGGTTGACGTGGTCGACGTCGATGTCCGTGGCCCGGAGCACCTCCCGTACGTACGCGACATGGCCGCGTTCGGCGGCGGGGATGAGCGAGATGCCGCCGAACCGGTTGCGCAGTGTCAGATCCGGATCCGCCGGAAGCAGCGCACGCAGCATCGCGACGCTTCCGGTCACACCGGTCGCCAGCCAGGGGCTGTCCTCGCGCCGGTCCTGGGCATCGGGGTCGGCGCCCGCCGCCACCAGCAGCCGGGCCGCCTCCACATGGTCGCCGAGGACGGCGAGGAGCAGCGGGGTGCGCAGTTCCTCGTTCCGGGCGTCGACGCGTGCGCCGCCCCCGATCGCGGTCCGCACTCCGTCGGTGTCGCCGGTGCGTGCGGCGGTGAGCAGGTCGTGATCGGGGGCGTTCATGCGTCTCTCCGTACGTACGTGGGTGCGGTTACTTGGCGAGTGCGGCGACGCCCGCCTCGGCGAACTTCTCGTCGAGGTCGCCGCTGGGGGCGCCGGCCACGCCGATGCCCGCCACCGGGGCACCCTTGACCTGCACCGGGGCACCGCCCGCGAGGAACAGGGTGCCAGGGATGTCCTTCAGGTTCGGGGCCTGCTCCAGGCGCTTGGCCAGCTCGGAGGTGGGCGCGTTCCAGGAGACGGCGGTGTACGCCTTCTTCACGGCCGACTCGGGGGACTGCGGGCCCGCGCCGTCGCCGCGCAGGGTCACGATGGTGTTGCCGTTGCGGTCGACGACGGCGACGGAGACGCGCTGGTTCTCCTTCTGCGCGGCGTCGAGGGTGGCCTGCGCGGCCTTGGTGGCGGCGGCCACGGTCAGGTGGGTGCTCTGCTGGAGGTTCCGGTCGGCGGTGTCGGCCTTGACGGCGGCGGCGGGGGCGGCGGCCGGAGTGGAGGCGTTCGCGGACATCGCGCCGAAGGTTCCGGCACCCAGGGCGGCGGCGGCAACGGCACCGGTCAGGACGCGGGTGCGCAGCGACATCTTCTTCATGGTGGGCTCCTTGGTGGTTCCGGTGGCCCCGGGGGCTCCGGTGGCTCTGCGGGGCGAGCGGGCCGGTCGCCGTTTCGCTCTGATGTCGATCCTCCGGCCGGATCCGGGCCCGCACCGTCGGCATACCGGCTGGAACGGACGCGCGGCTCGGCTGACGGCCCCATCGGCCGATCGGTTGATGCGGGGGTGGTCGCTTCGGGCCACCATGGAAAGGTCTGCGCAGGTCAGCAGAGGTCATCAGAGGCCGACGGAAGTCGGCGGAAGTCGGCAGGCCGTTCGCCGGATCCATCGCCATCGGCAGGAAGTGCGAGGTACGAGGTGCAGCAGCACGGCGAGCCGACGCCCCCCGGCCGGTACGCCGCCGACCCCGGCCCAGGCCCCGGCCCCGACGCCGACCGGTACGCCGCCGGCCCATGCCCGGACCCCGACGCCGGCCGGTACGCCGCCGGCCCCGACCCCGACGCGCGATGGCTCGCGTTTCTCATGCACGCCGCGTTCTTCCTGCTGCTCGGCGCCTCGCTCAGCCGGTTCCTGATGCGGCACCCGGGCGAGGACCGCACACCGTGGGTCATCGCGCTGTCGGTCACCCTCGCCGTGCTCTACCTTCTGGGCCCCGTCCTCGGCTCGCGCCCGACACCCCGCAGGCTGACCTGGCTCGGGGTCCTCGTCGTCGTGTGGATGGTGCTGGTCGTTCTCGCGCCGAGCTTCGCGTGGTGCGCGGTACCGCTGTTCTACACGGGGCTGCGGCTGCTTCCGCCGCGCGCCGCGATCGCCCTGGTCATCCTGCTGACCGCGTTCGTGGTCGCCGCGCAGCTGCGGCTGGCGACGGGCTTCGACCCGAATCTGGTGCTCGCCCCGCCCGCCGTCGCGGCCGTGGCCACCGCCGTCTTCGTCCATATGCGGCGTCAGGCCGTACGCCAACGGGAACTGGCCGCACGGCAGCGCGAACTGATCGACGACCTGCTGCGCACACGGCGCGAACTGGCCGCCACCGAGCGCCGCGAAGGCACCCTCGCCGAACGTCAGCGGCTCTCCATGGAGATCCACGACTCCCTCGCACAGGGCCTCTCCAGCCAGCAGATGCTGCTCCAGGCCGCCGACCGCACCTGGGACAACGACCCGGCCGCCGCCCGCCGGCACGTCCGGACGGCGACCGGCATCGCGGAACGCAATCTCGCCGAGGCCCGCCGCTTCGTCCACGATCTGGCCCCGGCCGACCTGGCGGAGGGCGGCGGCCTGGAGGCGGCCCTGTACGCGCTCGCGGCCCGTGAGACGGCTCAGGCGCAGGGCGCACTCGCCGTCCGCTGCCACGTGGAGGGCACCGCGCACACCCCGCTGCCGGACCGGGTGCAGTCGGCGCTGCTGCGGATCGCCCAGGGTGCCCTGGCGAACGTACGGGAGCACGCGGGGGCGACCGCGGCCGGGCTGACCCTGACGCACCTGGACGACCGGGTGGTCCTCGACATCGCCGACGACGGCCGCGGCTTCAGCCCGCCCGCTCCGGGGCTCCGCCCGCCGGCCGGTGTGCGCGGGCACGGGCTGCCCGCGATGCGGGCCCGGGTGCGGCAGCTCGGCGGAACGCTCACCATCGAGTCGGCACCGGGCGAGGGAACGGTGCTGTCGGCAGCGGTCCCCCTCACCCCCGTACCGCAGAACGCCCCGGAGGAATCCGCATGACCGCGACCGTACGCATCCTGCTCTGCGACGACCACGCCGTCGTACGCGCCGGGCTGCTCGCCCTGCTCGGCAGCGAACCGGACATCGAGGTCGTCGGCGAGGCGGGCAGCGGCGAGGAGGCCGTCGCCCTGGCCGCCGGACTCGCCCCGGACGTCGTCCTGATGGACCTCCAGCTGGGCGCGGGCATCGACGGAGTCGAGGCCACCCGCAGGATCGCCGCGGCCGGCTCCGAGCCGGGAGCCGGCACCGCGCATGTGCTGGTCCTCACGACGTACGACACGGACGCGGACATCACCCGCGCGATCGAGGCGGGCGCCACGGGCTATCTGCTGAAGGCCGAACGCCCCGAGGAACTGTTCGCCGCGATCCGCTCGGCGGCCCAGGGCCGCACGACGCTCTCCCCGCCGGTGGCCAGCCGGGTCATGGCCCGGATGCGCAAACCGCTGCCCACCCTCACCGAGCGCGAACTCGACATCCTGGGCCAGCTCTCGCAGGGGCTCGGCAACCGGGACATCGCCCGCGCCCTGTTCATCAGCGAGGCCACGGTCAAGACCCACCTGGGCCGCATCTACGACAAGCTCGGCGTCGACACCCGCGCGGGCGCGGTCGCCGTGGCGAAGGAACAGCGGCTGCTGCCGTAGGGGCTGTCCCGGTCGTGTCGGTCCCCCGTCATCGGGCATGACACCATCGACCACGTGCTCGACATCGGCTACTCCCTCTCCCGGCGCTTCCCGGACCCCCCGCAGACCGACTACCGCCGCGCGGACGTCCATGCCCTGCGGCACGATCTGTTCTCCGGTGACGTCTACCTCGCGGACACCAAGGCGGACCGTGAAGTATCCACAGCCTGGGGATGGGTTCCGGTGCTCGACTTCGCGTGGGCGCTGTGCGACATCGTCGAGCGGATCGACCAGGACCCGCGGGGCAACCGCTCACACCGTGAGCAGTACGCCGAGCTGGACTTCACCGAGTCCACGGACCGCATGATGTTCGCGCGCCGTTTCGGCTGGGTCGACGTCGAGGCCGACTGGATGCCCGGCGACGAACCGCCGCTCACCTTCAGCCACTCCCTCCTGCGGCGCGAAGCCCGCGACTTCCTGCACGACCTGATCGCCGACCTGGGCGACATGCACGACGGGCTCACCGAGAACCCCGTGATCTGGGACCTCCAGGCACGCTTCCCCCGCCTGTGACCACCCGCGGGCCGCGCGACCGCCCGGCCCGCGGCGTCCTCACGCCTCCACCCGCACCCCGATCTGCGCGGCGAACGCGGGTGCCAGCTCCATCAGCTGAGCCGGGCTGATCACCGCACCCGCCAGCCGCTCCACACCCCGGGCGATATCCAGCTCCGCAACCGTCCGCAGGTCCACCGACTCCATCCGTACGGAGCTGAAGTCGGCCCGCTTCAGCACACAGTCCCGGAACTCCACCCGCACCAGCTGCGCCTCACCGAAGTCCGGCTCGGACAGCACACAGCCCTCGAACACGACGTCCTTCAGCCGGGCCTTCCGCAGATTCAGGTAGTCGATCTTCCCGCCGCGCACCACCACCCGCTCCAGCACCGCGCCGTGCAGCTGCACCCCGCCCAGCCGGGCGTCCACGATCTCCACATCCCGCAGCGAAGCCCCCGCGAGATCGGTGCCCACACCCCGTACCCCCGTGAGCACCGAGTCGATGAAGCGGGCTCTGACCAGCTCCGTACGGTCCAGGGCGCAGCCGTCCAGCGCGCAGTCCATGAAGCGGGCCCCCGGACCCGCTTCGTCGGCGAGGTCCACCGCCTCGAACCGCACACCGTCGTAGTCCCCGTCCGGCTCCAGCCCCACCCCGTCGTACGGAACGAGCGGCGGCAGCCGCACCTCCGGCCGACGCGCCGCCGTCAGGGTGTCCTTCTTGCCTCTGGTCCTGCCCGCACTTCCTGCCATGACCCCATCGTGACGCACACCACTGACAACGCCCGACCGGCAGGCGAACGGGAACCGGGTTGACCTCAAGAGCACTTGAGGTCACAGAGTGGGGAGCGCCCACAGCACACGACTCCGGGGAGACCACCATGCGAGCCATCCGCCTCCACGCCTTCGGCCCCGCCGACAACCTGGTCCACGAATGGGCCGAGGACCCCCTGCCCGGCCCCGGCCAGGTACGGATCGCCGTGGCCGCGGCCGGCGTGCACCTCCTCGACGCCGCCCTGCGCGAAGGCATGACCGGCCCGTACGCGGCCGCCGCGGAACTGCCCACGATCCCGGGCCGGGAGGTCGCCGGAACGGTCGAGTCGCTCGGCGAGGGCACCGACCCCGCGTGGCTCGGCAAGCGCGTCGTCGTCCACATCGGCATGGCCCCCGGCGGCTACGCCGAACTCACGGTCGCCGACGCCGACCGGCTCCACGAGATCCCGGCCGGACTCGACGAGGCCGCGGCCGTCGCCATGATCGGCACGGGCCGCACGACCCTCGGCATCCTCGCGTTCACCGAGCTGGGCCCGGACTCCGTGGTCATCATCCCCGCCGCGGCGGGCGGCATCGGCACCCTGCTCGTGCAGTACGCCAAGAACGCCGGAGCCACCGTCATCGGCCTCGCGGGCGGCCCCGCCAAGGTCGCCCGGGTCGAGGCCAACGGCGCCGACCTCGCCGTCGACTACACGCTCCCCGACTGGCCCGGCCGGGTCCGCGCCCACCTGGACAGGATCGGCCGCCGCGCCACCGTCGTCTACGACTCCGTCGGCGGGGTCACCGCCCGCGCCGCCGTCGACCTCCTCGGCACGGGCGGGGCGCACATCGTGTTCGGCTGGTCCGGCGAGGACCTCCACAAGGGCGGCCCGCTCACCTTCACCCCCGAGGAGATCGCCGAACGCGGCATCACGTCCGAGAGCGTGCTCGGCCCCGCCATGGTCCAGAAGGGCGGCGGACTGCGCGCCCTGGAGACCCTGGCCCTCGCCGAGGCCGCGGCCGGCCGGCTGCGCCCCTCCGTCCAGCGCTACCCGCTCGCCGAAGCGGCCGCGGCCCACCGCGCCATGGAAACCCGCGGCACGATGGGCAAGGTCGTCCTGGAACCGTAGAACCGGAACCCCGCGCACGCCCGCGCGCCGGCAACTCCCGCCACCGGTTCCCGACGTCGGTGCCCACCGCCGGCTCCCGACGTCAGCTCGCGCCGAGCTCCGCCAGCGCCCCGTCCGTCAGCCGGTACACCGTCCACTCGTCCTGCGGCCGCGCGCCCAGCGACTCGTAGAAGGCGATGGACGGGGCGTTCCAGTTCAGCACCGACCACTCCAGGCGCTCGTAACCCCGCTCCCGGCAGATCCGCGCCAGTTCCGTCAGCAGGGCCTTCCCATGACCGCCGCCGCGCCGCTCCGGACGTACGTACAGGTCCTCCAGGTAGATACCGTGCACCCCGCGCCAGGTCGAGAAGTTGAGGAACCACAGCGCGAATCCGACCACCTCGCCGTCGCCCCCACCGTCCGCCACCGCGACATGCGCGTACGCGGCGGGCCGGTCGCCGAACAGGGCCTCGTGCAACTGCTCCTCGGTGGCGTTCGCCTCGTCGAGGGCCTTCTCGTACTCGGCCAGTTCGCGCACCATGGCGTGGATGACCGGGACATCAGCGGGGGTAGCGGTACGAATCATGGGGGCAGCGTAAGCAGGCGCCCGCCCCGGCCCCCACCCCGGTCCGCCCCGTACCGGTCCGCCCGCTCCCCCGCCTACCCCCGGCGCGCCAGCAGCTGCCGGGCGATCTCCGCGTGGTCCCCGGACAGCCGCCGCTGCCCGCCCTCGATCGCCCACAGCCCGTTCTGCAGCACCCGGCCGAGCGTCCAGGCCCGCGCACGTGCCCGGTCCCGGTCCATGCCCAGCGCCTCCGTCAGCGCGTCGAACCGCCACCCCACCTCCGCCGCGTCGAACCGGTTGTCCAGCGCCGGGAACAGCTCGAAGCCGGGGTCCCCGGCCAGTGGTTTCGGGTCCAGCGCCACCCACTCGTGGGCCCGGCCCGTCTCCGCCCGGCCGGCCAGGATGTTGTCGTAGTGCAGGTCCCAGTGGAGCAGCCGGCCGCCCGGCTCGCCCGCCACCTCCCGTACCGCCGCCGCGCAGTCGGTCAGCAGCCGCCGCTCCGACTCCTCCGCCAGCGCCCCGACCGCCCCCGGCACCCGGTCCAGCATCCGCGCCGCGATCTGCCCGAGCCCCCGCAGCCCGTCCGGCGCCGGTACGGCGGTGAGCCGGGCCAGTACCTCCGCGAGGATCCGCACCGCCTCCCGCGCGTCCGCCACGGCCGACAGCGGGCGGCGCTCGTCCAGCCGCTCCAGCAGCAGCGTGCCGGTCACCGGGTCATGGCCGAGCAGCCCCACCGCCCCGGCCCCCGCCGCGCCCCACACCCGCAGCGCGACCGGCTCCCCCGCCGTCTCCTCGTCCGCGATCTGAAGCTTCAGCGCGGCCGGGCACCCGTCCGCCTCCCGCACCACGGGCAGCACCAGCGCGCACATGCCGGACATCGACGCGCCGTCCGGCCGCAGCCCCCACTCCTCCAGGAACCGGGCGGCCAGCCCCGGCAGCGCGGCGATGAACGCCCGCCCGGCCTCCCCGTTGTACGTGGACTGGGTATCGATCAGCTCATCCGGAATGTCGATCACGCTCGGGATCGTAGGCCGTGGGTCAATCGGCTATGCCCCGAAACCACCGGCCGGGCCACGGGCGGGCCGACGCCACCGACACCGCGGCCGCCCCCGGTGCGGGCCCCGGTCCCGCGAAGACCACCACCGCCCTCACCGCCGTGCGCCGCTGGGTCACCGGCGCCCCCGGCACGTACCTCTGGCTGACGGTCCTCTTCGTCACCACCGTCGTCATGCACCGGATGTCACCGGACTTCGAGGAGGACTTCCTGCGCCAGCGCTCGACCAACATCCACGAGCTGTCGCAGAACCCCGTCCGGGTCCTCGTCACCAGCGCCCTGTGGATCGACGGCGGGCGATGGCTCCCGTACGCCGTGCTGTTCACCGTCTTCCACGCCACCGCCGAACACTGGCTCGGCACCCTGCGCTGGCTCGGCGTGGCCGCCGCCGCCCACATCCTCGCCACCCTGGTCAGCGAGGGCGTCCTGGCCTGGGCGATCCGGCACGGGCACGCACCGCAGTCCGCGGCCAACACCCTGGACGTCGGAGTCAGTTACGCGCTCGCGGGTGTCGTCGCCGTCCTCACCTACCGGGTCCGTCCGCCCTGGCGGTACGTGTACGCCTTCGCCGTCCTCGTCTTCTACGGCATCCCGCTCGTCACCGGCCGCACCTTCACCGACCTGGGCCATTTCACCGCCGTACTGATCGGCCTCGCCTGCTACCCGCTGACCCGCAACCCGCCGGGTTCGCGTACCGCGCACAAGACGAGAACCCCTGTCGCGCAGTAACGTCCCGTCACACAGAGTCTCGGCGCACAGCGGACACCCCAGGGGCATCATGAGCACCGTCAGTACCGTCAACGGCGGCATATCGTTCTGGTACGCGCAGGAGGGCACTCCCGCCCCCCGCGAACCCCTGCCCGGCGACGCGACCGCGGACGTCTGCATCGTCGG
This window contains:
- a CDS encoding aminoglycoside phosphotransferase family protein encodes the protein MIDIPDELIDTQSTYNGEAGRAFIAALPGLAARFLEEWGLRPDGASMSGMCALVLPVVREADGCPAALKLQIADEETAGEPVALRVWGAAGAGAVGLLGHDPVTGTLLLERLDERRPLSAVADAREAVRILAEVLARLTAVPAPDGLRGLGQIAARMLDRVPGAVGALAEESERRLLTDCAAAVREVAGEPGGRLLHWDLHYDNILAGRAETGRAHEWVALDPKPLAGDPGFELFPALDNRFDAAEVGWRFDALTEALGMDRDRARARAWTLGRVLQNGLWAIEGGQRRLSGDHAEIARQLLARRG
- a CDS encoding rhomboid-like protein; amino-acid sequence: MPRNHRPGHGRADATDTAAAPGAGPGPAKTTTALTAVRRWVTGAPGTYLWLTVLFVTTVVMHRMSPDFEEDFLRQRSTNIHELSQNPVRVLVTSALWIDGGRWLPYAVLFTVFHATAEHWLGTLRWLGVAAAAHILATLVSEGVLAWAIRHGHAPQSAANTLDVGVSYALAGVVAVLTYRVRPPWRYVYAFAVLVFYGIPLVTGRTFTDLGHFTAVLIGLACYPLTRNPPGSRTAHKTRTPVAQ
- a CDS encoding GNAT family N-acetyltransferase, whose amino-acid sequence is MIRTATPADVPVIHAMVRELAEYEKALDEANATEEQLHEALFGDRPAAYAHVAVADGGGDGEVVGFALWFLNFSTWRGVHGIYLEDLYVRPERRGGGHGKALLTELARICRERGYERLEWSVLNWNAPSIAFYESLGARPQDEWTVYRLTDGALAELGAS